From Scytonema millei VB511283:
CCAGACGGCGATCGATCGCAAACGAGCCATCCGGGACTAACAGCGTCGGAAACATGTCAAACCGAGCTTCCAAGCAAAGCTGTAAAATCAACTGAATTCCCCGCTGAAAGTCATCTCGGCAAGCAAGTGCCGTGTCTCCCGTCGCTTTGACATATGCCCGTAGCAGAATCAGCCACCAGAAGCAGGAATCGATCGGGGCAACTCTGGCGATCGCCTGTTCGCCATAATCAGCCACCAAATACTCGGTTTCAGCTTCAACTTCTACCTTAAAACTAGCAGGATGCAATCCCTGTCCTGGTTGAAAGCAATCCAATCGCCGTTCGCGGCTTTGAAGCCCCAACACTTCCACCAAGAAGTTGCGGACAATATCGGGCTTCCCCTGCATCAGAAATAGCAGACCAGCGGGGACAAAATCACGCACAAAACACTGGTCGTAATTAAGTGCCTCTGCGTCAGGGTCGCGAGCAGCTACAGTACCGATAGGTTGCCCGCGATAATAGAGAATCGCATCTTCAAGGGCTGTTTGAGCTTCTTCTATTAATGTACGGTCTGCAAGCATACAGTTTCAATAAATTTGACATGAGAATCTAGTGCTATTTTGATGAAATTTTGCTCGCTACACCACCGAACGGCGAGCGACGCTTCTTGCGTAAACAGTGTATTGATTGTCACTCTTAAACTATGTCGAAAGATGATGAAACGTTAATGAATTCCGAGTAAAAAGCTGATGTGTGCCTGAAAAATAGCTGAGGAGTTTCTCATCAAACTCTCACGCAGCAGTAGTTTGTGTTGTTTGCAAGAGCGGCTTTCACGGCAAGAGAGTATACTTTTATTCATCGAGATTCGAGTAGTTAAGGATAAGCGATCGTGCAGCCTGGAGCAGAACAGGATGGAGTTAGCGTAGCTTCTGAATATCAAAATCAGCGCGTTCTAGAGGTGTTATCCTCACTCAGTTATCGGACTGGCGAACTGAGTGGCTACCTGCAAGAAATTGCCCAAGGCGTAAGCGAACTCATCCGACTCGATTGGTCTACAATTACTCTCTGTCGGGATGGATTCGAGCGAGTTATAGCCAGTACCATTGACATAGGTGAAGCAGCGGAGCGAGTTTATTCTCTCCACGGCACTCTGACGGGTACGGTAATTGCCACAGGTGTTTCTTTAGTCGTTGAAGATACTCAGACTTGTACGGACTATGGAGAAGCTCCAGCAGGCTACCAGGCATATTTGGGCGTTCCCCTACGCACGCCTGTAGGAGAAGTCATTGGCACGATTTGCTCCTTTCAACGACAGCCGCGCCATTTCAGTGCCGCAGAAATTAGGCTAGCAGAAATTTTTGCCGAACGAGCGGCAACGGCGATCGACAATTACCAAATGTACCAGCAACAGCAGCAGATGAACCAGCAGTTGCAAGTAGAAATCGAGGAGCGCCGAGCCACCGAAAAGATGTTAAGAGAAAGCGAAGAACGGCTGCGCCAGATTGCCGAAAATATGCATCAGGTACTCTGGATGTACTCTCACGATCGCCAACCCATCTATATTAGTCCTGCTTTTGAGCAAATCTGGCAGCGATCGTGTGAAAGTTGGTATGCTAATCCCCAGATCTGGCAAGATACAATTCATCCTGAAGATCGCCAACGAGTCGATGCCGCTTTCCAGCAAACAATGGAATTTAGCGAAGAGTATCGGATCGTTCGCCCCGATGGATCTGTGCGAATTATTTTTGACCAAGCATTTCCAATTTGGGATGCCGCAGGGCAAATTTATCGTTTGGCTGGAATTGCCGAAGATATCACGGAACGCAAGCAAGCTCAACAGGAAATGGTGAAGGCGATCGCATCTTTAGCAGAAGTGGGCGAGTTAGCAGCAACGATCGTTCACGAGTTACGCAATCCCTTGACTACAGTATTAATGGGACTGAATGCCTTTAAGCGGATAGATTTACCACCAACCGCCAAAGAACGCTTAGATTTATCGCTGGATGAAGCCGAACGAATCCGAAACCTGTTAAACGAGA
This genomic window contains:
- a CDS encoding ATP-binding protein, whose product is MQPGAEQDGVSVASEYQNQRVLEVLSSLSYRTGELSGYLQEIAQGVSELIRLDWSTITLCRDGFERVIASTIDIGEAAERVYSLHGTLTGTVIATGVSLVVEDTQTCTDYGEAPAGYQAYLGVPLRTPVGEVIGTICSFQRQPRHFSAAEIRLAEIFAERAATAIDNYQMYQQQQQMNQQLQVEIEERRATEKMLRESEERLRQIAENMHQVLWMYSHDRQPIYISPAFEQIWQRSCESWYANPQIWQDTIHPEDRQRVDAAFQQTMEFSEEYRIVRPDGSVRIIFDQAFPIWDAAGQIYRLAGIAEDITERKQAQQEMVKAIASLAEVGELAATIVHELRNPLTTVLMGLNAFKRIDLPPTAKERLDLSLDEAERIRNLLNEILLYAKPQVLQFAQLELNSFIAGILPSLRTMPSAMRRRIEFFPTPTPIEVLADANKLKQVFINLVDNACEAVKDDEVISWQVELEETAKRVKIYICNGGDCIPPEILPKLTKPFYTTKLSGTGLGLSIVKRIVEAHGGEFAIASSTAEGTIVSVQLPVIDYSRNT